One region of Lepus europaeus isolate LE1 unplaced genomic scaffold, mLepTim1.pri SCAFFOLD_39, whole genome shotgun sequence genomic DNA includes:
- the LOC133755033 gene encoding tumor necrosis factor receptor superfamily member 12A-like, translating into MALCSLLPWLQLLVLGLGLLPLRDASGELVPGTDPCARGSSWSVELDKCIVCAACPVRPHSDFCLVCAAAPPSPFWLLWPILGGVLSLVLLLGLLSAFLVWRRYRRREKFTIPIEETSGEGREGCPGTALIQ; encoded by the coding sequence ATGGCTCTGTGCTCGCTGCTCCCGTGGCTTCAGCTCCtcgtgctggggctggggctgttgcCGCTGCGTGACGCGTCGGGGGAGCTGGTGCCAGGCACCGACCCCTGCGCTCGAGGCAGCTCGTGGAGCGTGGAGCTTGACAAGTGCATTGTCTGTGCAGCATGCCCAGTGCGACCACACAGTGACTTCTGCCTGGTCTGTGccgcggcccctccctccccgttCTGGCTGCTCTGGCCCATCCTGGGGGGCGTCCTGAGCCTGGTCCTCCTGCTGGGGCTGCTTTCTGCCTTCTTGGTCTGGAGACGGTACCGTAGGAGAGAGAAGTTCACCATCCCCATAGAGGAGACCAGTGGAGAGGGCAGAGAGGGTTGTCCCGGCACGGCCCTGATCCAGTGA